The window AAATCACCTTAGGTGAAATGACAATGTATTTAGTGATCTTTCGGCAAGGACAGACAACATTTGCCAATGCACTTTCTGCCTTTGGAGGAATTTATGAAGATCATTTGTACATCGAAAATCTTATGGAGTTTTTAACTCTACCAATTGTAAAAAAAATTGGAACTTATAAAAATATAAAAAACAAATCTGGAATCATATTTGATCAAGTCTCATTTTTATATCCAGGATCAACCAAGGATTCATTAACTGATGTTAGCTTTGAATTAAAAGCAGGAGAAAAACTGGCTATTGTAGGTGAAAATGGATCCGGAAAAACAACATTAATCAAATTATTAACAAGATTGTATACTCCTTCATCTGGTTCGATTTATCTAGATGGGGTAAATCTTTCTGATTGGGAAGAAGAAACCTTAAAGGAACGATTTGGTGTGATCTTTCAAAACTTTGTCCAATACCAATTCATAGTTGGTGATAATATTGGAATGGGAAATGTCAAACAAGTCCAATCGGAGCAACAATGGATCAGTGCTGCCAAATTAGGAATGGCACATGATTTCGTGACTCGTTTGGACTTAGGATACCAAACACGACTAGGGAAGTGGTTCAAAGATGGACGGGAACTATCAGGTGGCCAATGGCAAAAAATTGCACTATCAAGAGCCTTCATGAGAACAAAGGCAGATATTTTGATTTTGGATGAACCCACCTCAGCAATCGATGCCGAAGCGGAAATGAAGGTATTTGAACATTTCCGAGAACACACAATGGGCAAAACAGTCATATTAATATCACATCGATTTTCTACGGTTCGAATGGCTGACAAAATACTCGTTTTAGAACAAGGCAAAAAAACTGAATGGGGTGATCACGAAACATTACTTTCCAAAAAGGGAAAATACGAGAAACTATTTCGATTGCAACAAGCTGGATATCAATAAGGATCAATTGAACTCCGATATTCAATATAGACCAAAATCTGATTTAGGGATGGCGATGGAATGGATGATAATTATTCAAATTCGGGGATGCGAAAGCTCAAAGAACTAATAGATTCCTTTGGTGAAAGATCAAAAGAAATTGGTTCTGTTGCTTCGTCCATCCAACAAGTTGCCAAACAGACCAACTTACTCGCATTAAATGCCTCAATTGAAGCAGCAAGAGCTGGTGAACATGGTAGAGGTTTTGAAATTGTCGCAAACGAAGTCACTAAATTATCATTTCAAACTTCAGAAGCCACTAAAAAAATATCTGAAATTTTATCCAGGATCAATTTAGAAAATTCAGAAGCCAATGCAGACGTATTGGAAATGGAAAAACAATCCATCATAGAATATGCAGAATTATGGACAAATAATATAGCCAAAGAGCTTGAATCAAAATTTTATATCATGGCTACATCTTTATATGGGCTCAAATTTTTAATCCAAAGTTTGGTTCATGCCAATATTGGTATGAAACGAGAACACCTACTTTTAATTTTACAAGAATATCTCATTCAAAATGAACAACAGTTAGCTTACGCAATCTGCTGCGAACCCAATGTAATAGATGAAAAAGACCACGAATATGCTGGGAAAGAAGGACATGACCCCAATGGAAGGTTTGTGCCTTACTGCCATCGACACACAGGAAGAATTTCCATTGAACCATTACAAGGGTACGACGTTCCAGGAGAAAATGGATGGTATATTTTACCACGTGACCTTGGAGAAGATGTAATGATGGAACCTTACGATTATCCAATTGAAGGAAAAACGGTAAAGATGACAAGTCTTATGACAAATTTATTCCTTCATTCAAAATTTGCAGGAATTTTAGGAGCAGACTTTTCACTGGAACAATTACAAAAGGAATTATCTCCCAAAAGATTATTTGGAATGGGGACAACTTCTCTTGTGACCTTCGAAGGCAATTTTGCATCTCATCCTGAGATTGAAAAATTAGGAACGAAAGTTGACGGGCTTTCAGCTGATGGAATGGATGCGATCCAAAAAGGAGAAAGTTATACTCATGTTGACACAAATCAAATCGTCCGAATCTTAAAACCAGTCCGAATTGGCCAGAGCAAACGACCATGGAGTATCCTTGTAGAATTTAATATTATTGCTGTTTTGAAAAAGTAATTCGTCTAAAGGATAATGGATAAAGCACAAGAAGAACAATTGGAATCTCAGATTGTCACTTTGTATCAAGAGAAAGATGAACTCGAAGCTGAACTTGGTACTTCAGATATTGATTCGATCATATTGGAATTTGAATCTTTAAGTAAAGAGTTGGAATATCTTTATTCCTTTAAAGAAAACTATCGAAAGGTGAATACGAAGTTAATTCAGATAGAAAACATTGAATCCGCTTACATTCCAAATCACAGATTCCATAACAATCTCAACCAATAAGGAATTCATATGGAACTACTATTTATCAAAGAAAAACTCACAGGCCAATCTTTTGTTAGAACTGTATCCGAAAACATTGATGATTGGATGGTTGGATTCGCCCAAAACGAAAACAACAAAGAAAACATCCATTTGTGGTTCGATTCCGTCATAAACCAATTTTTACATATATTGGATGATGTGGAAGACAAGGAAGAATTAAGTGTTCTCCTTTTTTCGAAATATGTAGAACTCAAATGTTATTGGAAACAACTCAACACACAAATTCAATATCAAAATTTTAATCGCGGAGACGCAAATCCTGAACTGATCATCAAGGCTTCGCTCATCACTTATATCCTGATTGCTTTAGAGCCACTCATTCACGAAGAAGATTTAAATGAGATTCAAGAATTTTTAACAAAACCGATCCGTGAACTCATTTTGGAAGAATCATCACCTGAAAACAATCAAAATCATCCAGAAGATTCACAAGTTTATTTATTGGAACAACAACTACATGCTCTTTATTACGACAAAGAGAAATTGTTTCGTCACCTCCGTTGCAATGATACCAAAGAAGTGGTTGTTTTAATTCAGAATATGAGAGAGCAAGTAAAAAGTCTCCAGTTAGAAATGGAAGATTCCTGTGTTTTGGATGGCCATATTCGTTTTACAGGAAAACGTAAAATCAGAATTCAAAAAACCTGATTCCAAAGAGAGTTGCTTACCCCAATGTTCCTAAAATTCTGGTTTTATGGACGTGGATTCTTTAATTCGAGATTTAAAATCTTTATTGGAAGCACCAAAAGATCTCGTTACCATCCCAGAAGAAAAACGTCTTGAGCTCATCATTCTTTGTGGCAAAATTTCGAGACCTGATCGAAACGAAGTTCGGAAACGAAACCGTACGGTTCGAATTGAAAAAAAACAGGTCTTAAAAACCCAAGAAAAACAAAAGACGGCACTAACCGGAATTAGACGGGCGAGAGAATCGACCGTCTTTAAAGCCCCACTCCAAATTTCCAATACTGCCGGTTGGTCCTGGGACAATGCAACCGAATTATCTCAACCCAAACCATGTTATATCTGCAAAACTCCTTTCACCAAACTTCATTTTTTTTATGATTCGATGTGTCCAAATTGCGCAGAGCTCAATTATTCCAAACGATACCAAACTGCTGACTTAAAAGGGACGGTTGCCGTCATCACGGGCTCCCGTTTGAAAATTGGCTACCAAGCAACTCTGTTACTCTTACGAGCTGGGGCACGTGTCATCGCGACAACAAGATTTCCCATTGATTCTGCCATTCGATTCTCAAAAGAATCAGATTATCCGCTATGGAAAGATCGTTTGCAAATATTTGGATTGGATTTACGGCACACACCTAGTGTTGAAATCTTTTGTAAATTTTTAGATAACCATTTGGAGCGATTAGACATTCTCATCAATAATGCAGCACAAACAGTGCGAAGGCCACCAGGTTTTTATGCACATTTACTGGAAACAGAAAAAACCACAATCTCCGATTTACCTGCCGAAGTTCAGAAATTACTCAGTTTTTACCAGCATTGTAAAAACGAATTGGATTCCTATCGTTCCGATGCAGAGATGAAAGATGCCGCTACAGCTCTCGCTGTTAGCTGGAACCATAAAACACCAGGAGTTGGGATTCGTTCTTCGGCCGCACTTTCACAAATCCCTTACTCACATGACAATTCCCATGAACTCGAAGTTGTGTTTCCGGAAGGGAAATTGGATGCCGATCTACAACAAGTAGACCTTCGCAAAACGAATAGTTGGCGATTGAAACTTGGAGAAATCAATACATCCGAAATGTTGGAAGTGCAACTTGTGAATGCAGTCGCTCCATTTGTGTTATGCAATCGATTGGTCGGTCTGATGAGAAAAGATCATACTGGTAAAAAACACATCATCAATGTATCTGCAATGGAAGGAAAATTCCATAGATTTAAAAAAGAAGACAGACACCCTCATACCAATATGGCAAAAGCTGCGCTGAACATGATGACTCATACCTCAGCGGAGGATTTTGCAAAAGATGGAATTTTTATGAATGCCGTGGATACAGGTTGGGTCACTGACGAAGATCCAATCGAACTTGCCAAACGTAAACAGGATCTCCATGACTTCCAACCTCCTCTTGATATTGTTGATGGTGCCGCTAGAGTCGTGGATCCATTGTTTGATGGGGTGAACACAGGCAAACATTGGATTGGAAAATTTTTAAAAGATTATTTCCCAATCGATTGGTAAACTCACATTGCCTAACCAAAAACTTTCTGACGAAAAAATCATTATCAGTTTCCATTAGATTCTCTGACCGAAAAGAAATCCTTCCCCACTATCCAGACAATCCATACGATTTAAGCTCATTTCAAAAATTGATTTGCGTATAACGTTGCAGGCGAATAACCAAAACCTTGGGGCACAGTAAATCCAAAGGCCTTTAAGAGGAAGGCAATGATCGCAAAATGATGCACAGTATGAGAAACTAAAAATAATAGCTCTCTTTCCACCGAGGATGTCACAATTGGTTTTGGTTCCTCAGGATTGTAATTTTGAGAAATGGTGACGGCACCGAGAGGGATTTCATTTTTTTCAAAAATAGAAATTAAATTTTGTAATGAAGAGATTGTTAACAATCGATTGGTTTCAAGAGATTGGTCTCGTTTTCTTTTGTCGTAATCAATGTAACCATCACCTGCACCTTCCAAAAACAAAAGGTAATGTTCGATGATGTGTCGAAAATGTTCCCCAACGGAGGAAGCAGAATCCTTGGGTTTTAATTGGTATAAATCATCAGACAATGCCGTAAGTAAACGAATCCCTTGTTTTAACAGGATTTCATTGTCGCGGAACCAAAAGGACATCTAACTTTATTTAGACCAAATACTTTCGTTCTTGGAAACATCATTTTGGGTAAAAATCCAAAAAAAATCCAATTAAAAACAGTCTTTTGGAAAGATTCAAAAAATTAATTGAAAGGGATTCCATTTTGATGAGATTTCCGTTCATACAGAAAGACAACCTTCCGGATTCATTTTGGGCATTTTTTAGATTATTATATTGACTGACTAGTCAGTATCTTCGCTTATGGTAATTGGTGCCAATGATGCTTTATCCATTCCTACTTTTATTACCTTTCATTTTTGGAACCATACTTGGTATCCCGGATGCCCCATTCCCACAAGGGGATGAAATCATGCACATTCGTTCCATACGGGAAAGTTTATCGTCAGGCAGTTACTTAATTCCGAGTTTATCTGGGTTACCAAATCCTTATAAACCTCCCCTTCTTTTTTGGATGGGAATGGCATCAGATAAAATTTTCGGAATGAGTTACACATCGGAACGACTGGTATCTCTTTTATTTGGAATTGCTACTATGTTCTTACTTTACCGTTTGGTATTCCAAATCAGGAAATCCAAAACAGATGCTTTACTCACGATCATTCTCTTTGGTTTTTCCTTTTTATCCTTGAAATTTTTTGGACTCCTGATGATGGAAGGAGCCATGGTTTTCTTTTTGCTCTACTATTTTTATTCGTTCTATTTTTATAAAAAAACAAAACAGTCTCACTATATTATACTAGGTAGTTTACTTACAGGGATTGGTTATTTATTAAAAGGTCCGATCCTTCACGTTTATATTATTTTGTTTTTGCTCAGTTACTTTTATGTGAAGGTCGTTCGTTTCCAGAAGGGAAAACTATCGCTTCGCCTGAAAGAAATTGTAAATGAAAAATTAATAGTTTTTTCATTTGGATTGACCCTTATCATTCCGATCCTTTGGATTTTATTTTTGTATTTTACGATTCCTGCTGGCAAAGATTTGCTTCGTTTCTTTTTCATTACCGAAAATATCGGCAAGTTCTATTCTGCAAACCAATCAGGCGTTCGAATTTGGTTTGGTTGGATCTTATATACAATTCCATTCACCATCCCATTCCTACAACTCATTGGAAGTAGCATTTCAAAACAAAAACAAACAAAACACCAAAGTTATGTGATGACTTTTTTAGTATTTTTCCTTTTGGTTACAAGTGTACACCTCCTCCCAAACAGAAAAGATCCTTATTACGTCACTCCATTTATTTGTTTCATATTTTTAATACCCTCAATGAGAAATCTCAGCTGGGAATCTCTTTTGATGACAAAAACGAATCAGATTACAAATGTTATCGTTTATTTTATCCTCACTTTTCTTGCGATCATATTAAGATTACCGTATCTATTTATCTTTTCGTTATTAGGAATCGTAGTTTTATCGAGTGCTCGTTATTTTTTCCAAAGCAAAAACAACCAATGGAGAGCTGTTTTTTATTCTCAAATTCTGATCTTACCTCTGATCATCTTCTTTTTGTTAAAACCTATGTCTGATCCTGACTTACGGGATCTCACAGAAGAAGTCGAAGGAAATTCTATATGTGTTGTGGCAGAAAATCCATGGACTGCCATGGATGTCCAAAACAAATTAGTGAATTCTAAAGTACAATTTGCACTCCCATTGACAATCGCTGAGAATTGTTCCCATACCGAATACTTAATCAATTTTGTCGGAACGGAAATACCTAAAGAATTCAGTAAACGCGCCACTTGGTTTCATTGGAAACAACACTTACAAATGAATCCCCAATTATTGATTTCTGCCATTCTCAAGATGGACAAATCAAAATTCCAAACTGAAATTTCATTATGGAAACGAGGTGAACTCAAATGAAGAAGTATGGAATCCTCATTTTACTTTTGTTCTCTGTGACGGTTTGGGATTTATCCAAAAACAACTTTCCAAAATTTGGACAAAAAGTAACAAAAACGGAAGCACCAAAATGCCAATACATGTGCGAGAAAATTCAAAATTGCCTTAGCGAGGATCAAAAAAAATTACAAGATCCGAAACTTGTCCAGTTTGCTTGCGAAATTCTCTGCACAAAACAATACCAATTATTCGATGGGTGTTCTCAATCCATTCTTACGTCCTGCCAATCGGGTGAAATCTGCATTAAAAATTTAACAAAGGGGCTTTTTTAATTTTTAAAAAGTTGAATGACCAGTCATGAAAGATAAAACAAGTATTATACTCCCCACCTACAACGAAGCAGGTAATATCAAAAACTGCGTTGAAACAATCTCAAATATACTAGAAAAAAATAGTTTAAACTTTGAAATCATCATCGTAGATGATAATTCACCTGATGGGACATTCGAAGTAGCCAAAGTGTTAGCAAAATATGACAATCGAATCAAACCATTTGTCAGGACGACCGAAAAAGGTTTGAGTTCTGCTGTTACGTATGGATATGAAAAAGCATCTGGTGAACATTATGTCGTAGTGGATGCTGATTTTCAACATGACTATTCAAAAATCCCAGATGTCATTCGATTGCTGAAGGATAATGATATTGTTGTGGCGACTCGTAGGAGCCAAGATGGCGGTTATGGTAATTTTCCCATCTTACGAAAGTTAGCGAGTCTTTTTGCAACTAAAATTTCTGAGTGGTTATTTCCAGTAAAAATTTCTGATCCCATGAGTGGTTTTTTTGGAATTCGAAAATCCATTTATTTTGATACAAAAGACAAACTGCACCCACGTGGTTATAAGATCCTTTTTGAAATTTTGGGTGTGGTGAAAACGGAAAAAATTGCAGAAATTGGTTATACGTTTGGACTTCGTACATGGGGCCATTCCAAACTTGATTCAGGTGTGATCTTTTATTTCCTTTGGGACTTGATTTCAATCAAATGGTATCAATGGAAACAATCTCACCAATATTTTTTTGGATCCAAAAGAACAAAATCCCATATCCATCCCTAGTGGAACTTGAGAGTCTCTTAAAAAAAAACGTAAAGAATGTTTTTATTTTAAGGTTTATTTTTTATCATGAACCCTAAGGTATTTCGATTGGATTCCGTAGATCTTAATGTGAGGATCAAAATGGTTACGGAATTAACAACAGAAAAAAGTTACCTGATCGAAAGCAATCGTTTGGATTTGTATTCAGCGCAAGGATTGGAGGAAGAGATGACAAAACTCTTTCAGAAAGGAATGAGCGTTATCTACATTGATTTTTCGAATGTAGAAGAAGTTTCCTCAGCAGTTCTTGGTTTATTTTTATACAAAAAAGTAATGTTCCAAAAACAAGGAGTGCGGCTTTTTTTGATCAATGTAAAACCGCAGATCCAAAAGATTTTAAAAATCTTACATTTAAGTGGTCACTTACTTCCTTGACGATTTTTGAGAAACGAGTTCAACAATTGCACCTGAATGGGCAGGTAACGTTACTCCATCTCCTTCCCATATAGCCCCACCAAATACATACAAATCGTTTCCTTTTCCTAAGGAGGTCAAACGCACTTCTTTTGTTCCAAAGTTTAAAAACACACGTAACGTGTTTTCTTTCAGACTACGTTCAAAACACAGAACATCGTCTTTCTCTGTTGGAATTGTTCTCAAACTTCCCTCTCTGATCACCTTCCATTTTTTTCGTAGTTGGAATAGAGTTTGGTAATGTTTCCATAATGAGTCTGAATGTTTTTTTTTGTTCCAATACTGTATTCTTTGGATTGATGGATCCGATCGGTAACCAAGGTACACCCGTTGTGAATCCACCATATTTCGAATCATCCCATAACATTGGCAGACGACAATTGTCACGATTGATATAAATCCCAAGTAAATTACTTAAAAATAAAGGAACAAATGAATTCATTTTCGCAATTGGATCTTTGCCCTTAAAATTGGAAATTTTTCCTTCTCTCAGTCCTATTTCTTCACCATAATAAACGATCGGAACTCCCCTTGCCATAAACTGAAAACAGGCTAATAGTTTTGCTTTCCTTTGGTCTCCACCTAACCGATCTATATAACGCCTCTGGTCATGATTTCCTAATACATAGGTAGGTGTGTAAGGACTCGGAAATATGGTTTCATTTTTTTCCAGTAGATTTCGAAAGAACTTTGATTTGTATTGAAAATGGATCAGTTCAAATTGGAATACTAAATTGAGACCATCTAATTTTTCTCCTAAAAATGATTTGAGTATAGTGTCAGATCCACTCACTTCACCGATGAGGAAAGGTTTTTGTTTGTATTTAGAAATGTGTTTTCGAACTTCTTTGGCAAACGTAAAAGATTCCGATAAGTTTAAGTTGTATTTCTTTTTTTGAAAAAAAGCCTCATCGTGGTTATCTGGTGTTGGGAAAAAACGTAAACTAAATGGATTGTCGCGAAAACTTTCATCTTTATAAATTGAATTGAAGATATCAAGACGAAATCCATCCACGCCTTTTTGTAACCAAAAGTCTAGAACTTTCAACATAGTTTGTTTGACTTTAGGATTTCGATAATTTAGGTCTGGTTGGAAGGATAAAAAATTGCTGTAATAGTATTCTTCTGTCTGTGGATCGTAATTCCATCCTGATTTGCCTACCATGGAGATCCAATTATTGGGTGGTTTTTTTGTACCCTTTCTCCAAATGTAAAAATCACGTTTCGGATTTGAAGTAGAGGACTTAGATTCCAAAAACCAAGGGTGTTTGTCTGAAGTGTGGTTCATCACCATATCGAGGACCACTTTCATCTTTCGTTTGTGGATTTCTTTGATGAGCCGTTCAGTGTCCGCCATCGTGCCAAACCTTGGATCTATGGTTGTGTAATCCGAAATATCATAACCAAAGTCCTCACCTGGACTTCGGTAAAAAGGAGAAAACCAAATGGTTTCAACTCCTAATTCTTGAATCTCGTCCAAACGCCCAAGGATTCCCGCTAAATCACCGATCCCATCCCCGTTCGAATCCTGAAATGACCAAGGGTAAATCTGGTAAATTGAAGTTTGTTTCCACCATTCCATCTTGTTTTCCATGACTTTTCTATCACCCCTTTGTTATTTCAGTTGCTTCTTACCTAATCACCGAATTTCTGTTCTTTATACAAGCAGGTAGCAATGGATAAAGAAAAAATCAAACTTTCCGGTTTCAATAATCTGACAAAAGTTTTGAGTTTTAACCTCTACGATTTTTGCATCACTCTCGATGACGAACAAAAAGGTAGGTATGTTAGTTATATCCACGACAAGTACAATGCGAGTAAAATTACAGAGATTTCAAAAGAGATCGTAAAAAGAATTGATGCCAATATACTATCAGTTTCCGCTCAGGATTACGATCCGGTAGGTGCTTCTGCTATGGTTCTTATGAGCGATGTGAAAGGTGGTGGAAATCCCATCCCATCGACGCAGGTCAGCATGCACCTAGACAAATCACACATCACTGTACACACCTATCCCGATGCGGCCGATCCTGACGGGATTTGTTCTTTCCGCGTGGACATTGACATTTCAACCTGTGGAGAAATCATTCCACTTGATTCCATAAATTATTTGTTTGAAGCCTTCGAATGTGATGTGGTCTATATTGATTATGTAGTGCGAGGTTACACTCGACTTGCCGATGGAAGGAAAATTTATAACGACCATCACTTCAATTCTATCCTCGATTTCATCAAACCAGAAATCAAAAGGAATTATACATTTTTGTCCGACATCAACATGCCACAAGATAATACTTGGCAGACAAAGATGATGATAAAAGAACTAGGTCCTGAAAACTATTTACTCAATCCAGAAGATATCTCGCATCCAGATGTTCAGAACAAAATGAAATTACTTAGAGAAGAGATGAAAGAAGTATATCATATGATCCACTAAAGGATCATTTTTGCATTGGAGCTGATTGCTTTTTGGATTTGTTTCCAATCTTTGTCTTCGAGTTTCGGGAGTGCAAATATTTCTGTGCGATGTGGTGGGATGAGAAAAAATTGAGTCCCATGTTCATCTCTTTGTTTTAAAATAGGATGTTCAGGCAAATAGGCACCTAACCTCCGATACATTTGAATTTCTTCATTGGTTTCAGGACGAAGTGCTTGTATGGACAAGCTAGTCTCGTAATAGGCTAAATAACTTTTAATTGCTTCTTCTGTTTCCTTTGGGTCGGTCACTAAAAAATAAAACGTAAAACTAGTATCAGGGAAACGCATTCGAAACTGGCGAAGAGATTCTAGAGCCATAGGGCATTTTTTCCCACAACCAACTAACCCTGGATAAATCACAATCCAATGGGATTTTGGAACAGACAAAAAACGTTTCTGGCAAACTTCGCAGGGAATGTTACGATATTTACCTGATACCGAATGTAAAAATACACTAAGACCAATCAAAAGTAAAAAAACAAAAAACCAAAGGAAGGTCTGTTTCCATCCTAGATTAAGGATTTTCATGATCAATCATGGCAGAAAGAGTTTCCACTGACTCTTTTAAATTTTCAAAAATCACATTCCCTTTGTCGATAAACGAAATCATTCCCGAGCTCGTATTTAAATTGGTTTGTGTTTTTAAATTTAAATCCATTATGGAATTTGAAATTTCTACCATACTCGTAGATTGTTCTTTGCTCGAAAGTTGCATCTCTTGAGCGATTTGATCCAAAGTTGTGAGAGCATCTTCTTGTTTTTCGAAAGCAGATAGGGTCCCTGATATTTTTTCCGTTAACTCACCCATCCCTACTTCGGAGGATAAAATGGATTTCACAAACCCTTGGACAGTTTGGTTGATTTGGTTGGACTGTTTGAAGCTAATTTGAATGGCCGACTTAATTTTACCTGAAATTGTTGAAATGTTCTTTGTCGCTTCTGCAGTAGAATCGGCTAGTTTTGAAATCTCAGATGCAACCACTGCGAATCCACGGCCGGCATCCCCAGCCCGTGCTGCTTCTATGGAAGCATTTAACGAGAGTAAGTTTACCTTTTCGGCAATGTCTGAAATCAAATCCAATATTTCTTCCATCTTTTCGGAATCATCGACTGCGACTTCCATGGATTGGTAAAGTGTCGAAAATTCCGATTCCGTTTTTTTGACACTTTCTGCTGATTCTTGGATTTTACTTCGCATCACCTCTAATGATTTCACAAACCCTTCGTTCAAGTTGAATAAGTTTCTGTTTAACTCTTCCACTGTTTTAACTTCTTTGATTTGTCGATTGCTACCTTCCAAAATCAATTGGCTGGAAGCAGTGGTTTCTTCTGTCGCAGCGGAGATGGCTTCGATGGATGATGATTGGTTTTGAAAGGAGGACTCAAATTCTTTGACAGCGACTGCAATTTGATTCGAATTTTCTAAATAGGCCTTAGTCCCTTGGGAAACTTCGTCGATGGCAGCGGTAACTCCAGCCATCACGGTTTCTAAATTGGTTTGGGTTTCAATTTGGAGTCTGAGATCAAGGACGGACCTGTAGGAGAAGAAAATTAGAATCCCTGTTTCCATCA of the Leptospira biflexa serovar Patoc strain 'Patoc 1 (Paris)' genome contains:
- a CDS encoding DinB family protein yields the protein MSFWFRDNEILLKQGIRLLTALSDDLYQLKPKDSASSVGEHFRHIIEHYLLFLEGAGDGYIDYDKRKRDQSLETNRLLTISSLQNLISIFEKNEIPLGAVTISQNYNPEEPKPIVTSSVERELLFLVSHTVHHFAIIAFLLKAFGFTVPQGFGYSPATLYANQFLK
- a CDS encoding polyprenol monophosphomannose synthase, which produces MKDKTSIILPTYNEAGNIKNCVETISNILEKNSLNFEIIIVDDNSPDGTFEVAKVLAKYDNRIKPFVRTTEKGLSSAVTYGYEKASGEHYVVVDADFQHDYSKIPDVIRLLKDNDIVVATRRSQDGGYGNFPILRKLASLFATKISEWLFPVKISDPMSGFFGIRKSIYFDTKDKLHPRGYKILFEILGVVKTEKIAEIGYTFGLRTWGHSKLDSGVIFYFLWDLISIKWYQWKQSHQYFFGSKRTKSHIHP
- a CDS encoding ABC transporter ATP-binding protein, whose protein sequence is MFGTFFRIVQSSKIAFQLAYRSSPILTLLISILTVLNGLFPSTLVWIGKIIIDSILISEISSENWIELLKSETAIYVYLEGIITIIFFGSQKFYFLCTTLLRIKLGQEVNERILSKAITLELSQFENSETYDQMTQARSEASSKPLSMVNRFFTIAQSSITIISFFGLLVKLSPVASIILVIAAIPTFIAETRFSNHSFRLFRWKAKETREQVYLETLMAREDNAKEILLFNLGKEFLNRYKHNFLKIYSEDKKLTIKKSVVSFFLGLISQFAFYGSYVWIVSLALQKKITLGEMTMYLVIFRQGQTTFANALSAFGGIYEDHLYIENLMEFLTLPIVKKIGTYKNIKNKSGIIFDQVSFLYPGSTKDSLTDVSFELKAGEKLAIVGENGSGKTTLIKLLTRLYTPSSGSIYLDGVNLSDWEEETLKERFGVIFQNFVQYQFIVGDNIGMGNVKQVQSEQQWISAAKLGMAHDFVTRLDLGYQTRLGKWFKDGRELSGGQWQKIALSRAFMRTKADILILDEPTSAIDAEAEMKVFEHFREHTMGKTVILISHRFSTVRMADKILVLEQGKKTEWGDHETLLSKKGKYEKLFRLQQAGYQ
- a CDS encoding STAS domain-containing protein; the encoded protein is MNPKVFRLDSVDLNVRIKMVTELTTEKSYLIESNRLDLYSAQGLEEEMTKLFQKGMSVIYIDFSNVEEVSSAVLGLFLYKKVMFQKQGVRLFLINVKPQIQKILKILHLSGHLLP
- a CDS encoding alpha-glucosidase C-terminal domain-containing protein, with protein sequence MRTIPTEKDDVLCFERSLKENTLRVFLNFGTKEVRLTSLGKGNDLYVFGGAIWEGDGVTLPAHSGAIVELVSQKSSRK
- a CDS encoding SDR family oxidoreductase; its protein translation is MDVDSLIRDLKSLLEAPKDLVTIPEEKRLELIILCGKISRPDRNEVRKRNRTVRIEKKQVLKTQEKQKTALTGIRRARESTVFKAPLQISNTAGWSWDNATELSQPKPCYICKTPFTKLHFFYDSMCPNCAELNYSKRYQTADLKGTVAVITGSRLKIGYQATLLLLRAGARVIATTRFPIDSAIRFSKESDYPLWKDRLQIFGLDLRHTPSVEIFCKFLDNHLERLDILINNAAQTVRRPPGFYAHLLETEKTTISDLPAEVQKLLSFYQHCKNELDSYRSDAEMKDAATALAVSWNHKTPGVGIRSSAALSQIPYSHDNSHELEVVFPEGKLDADLQQVDLRKTNSWRLKLGEINTSEMLEVQLVNAVAPFVLCNRLVGLMRKDHTGKKHIINVSAMEGKFHRFKKEDRHPHTNMAKAALNMMTHTSAEDFAKDGIFMNAVDTGWVTDEDPIELAKRKQDLHDFQPPLDIVDGAARVVDPLFDGVNTGKHWIGKFLKDYFPIDW
- a CDS encoding methyl-accepting chemotaxis protein, encoding MDDNYSNSGMRKLKELIDSFGERSKEIGSVASSIQQVAKQTNLLALNASIEAARAGEHGRGFEIVANEVTKLSFQTSEATKKISEILSRINLENSEANADVLEMEKQSIIEYAELWTNNIAKELESKFYIMATSLYGLKFLIQSLVHANIGMKREHLLLILQEYLIQNEQQLAYAICCEPNVIDEKDHEYAGKEGHDPNGRFVPYCHRHTGRISIEPLQGYDVPGENGWYILPRDLGEDVMMEPYDYPIEGKTVKMTSLMTNLFLHSKFAGILGADFSLEQLQKELSPKRLFGMGTTSLVTFEGNFASHPEIEKLGTKVDGLSADGMDAIQKGESYTHVDTNQIVRILKPVRIGQSKRPWSILVEFNIIAVLKK
- a CDS encoding ArnT family glycosyltransferase, translating into MMLYPFLLLLPFIFGTILGIPDAPFPQGDEIMHIRSIRESLSSGSYLIPSLSGLPNPYKPPLLFWMGMASDKIFGMSYTSERLVSLLFGIATMFLLYRLVFQIRKSKTDALLTIILFGFSFLSLKFFGLLMMEGAMVFFLLYYFYSFYFYKKTKQSHYIILGSLLTGIGYLLKGPILHVYIILFLLSYFYVKVVRFQKGKLSLRLKEIVNEKLIVFSFGLTLIIPILWILFLYFTIPAGKDLLRFFFITENIGKFYSANQSGVRIWFGWILYTIPFTIPFLQLIGSSISKQKQTKHQSYVMTFLVFFLLVTSVHLLPNRKDPYYVTPFICFIFLIPSMRNLSWESLLMTKTNQITNVIVYFILTFLAIILRLPYLFIFSLLGIVVLSSARYFFQSKNNQWRAVFYSQILILPLIIFFLLKPMSDPDLRDLTEEVEGNSICVVAENPWTAMDVQNKLVNSKVQFALPLTIAENCSHTEYLINFVGTEIPKEFSKRATWFHWKQHLQMNPQLLISAILKMDKSKFQTEISLWKRGELK